The Pseudomonas sp. B21-023 genomic interval TGACCTTCCGCAATGAGCGCAACTCCCATGTCATTGCCCGCGGCTGAGTTCAGCGCCACCCAGGCGGTGGCCGCCGGGACCGATTTCGCCGAGCTGAAGGTCGGCGAACAGGGTGTGTTCTGGAACGAGTTCCGGCCCGCCGATGGCGCCTGCCGCATCTGGCATTGGCTCGACCACCAGGCTCGCTGCCTGACCCCGGACGGCTACAGTGTGCGCAGCCGGGTCTATGAATACGGTGGCGGCAGCTTTTGCCTCGGTGGCGACGGGCTGGTGTTCGTCAACGAACAGGACCAGCAAGTCTACACCCAGGGTTTCGACGGCAGCCCCCCGCGTCCGCTCAGCCACGCCGGCGATTGTCGCTACGGCGATGTCCAGTGGCATGCCGGCCAGGTGCTGGCCGTCGAGGAACGCCATGCCCAACAGGTCGAGCATCGCCTGGTCAGCCTCGCGGCGGGTCATCGGGAAGTCCTGGCCGAAGGCGCCGACTTCTACGCCTCGCCAACGCTGAGCCAAGATGGCTGCCGCCTGGCCTGGATCGAATGGGACCGCCCGGCGCAACCCTGGACCGTTACCCGGCTGATGTGTCGCGAGCGCGCCCCGTCCGGTGCCTGGGGAACGGCACGCTGCATCGCCGCGCAGGACGAATCGTTGCAGCAGCCGCGCTTCGATGAGCAGGGCCGCTTGCACTGCCTGTCCGACCGCGAGGGTTTCTGGCAGCCTTGGGCCGAACTCGACGGGGGCTGGCAACGCCTCCCAGCAGCGGCCGCCGATCATGCCACCGCGCCCTGGCAACTGGGCGCCAGCACCTGGCTGGCCCTCGGCCCCACCAGCTACCTGGCCAGCTGGTTCGAGAACGGCTTCGGCCAACTGGGGTTGCGCCGTGACACTGGCGAAGTGGAGCGTTATGCCAGTGCATACACACGGTTCCGTAGCCTGGCCTTGGACAACGAGCGCATCTATGCAGTGGCCGCCTCGCCGATCAGCCCACCGGCGGTGATCGCCATCGACCGGTGCAGCCACGAAGTCGAAGTACTGGCAGGCGGCGCCGAGGTGCTGCCGGTGGAATACATCAGCCGCCCGCAGCCGATCCACTATGCCAGTGGCGATGGCACGGCCCACGGTTTCTTCTATCCGACCATGCAAGGTGCGGCCGGCCTACCCCCACTGGTTGTGTTCATCCATGGCGGCCCGACCTCAGCCTGCTACCCGGTGCTCGACCCGCGCATCCAGTACTGGACCCAACGCGGCTTCGCCGTCGCCGACCTCAACTACCGAGGCAGCAGCGGCTACGGTCGCGCCTACCGCCAGGCGCTGCACCTGCGTTGGGGCGAATGCGACGTCGAGGACGCTTGCGCTGCGGTCAGGCATCTTGCCGAGCAGGGCTTGATCGACCCGACCCAGGCCTTCATCCGCGGTGGCAGCGCCGGCGGCTACACCAC includes:
- a CDS encoding S9 family peptidase — translated: MSATPMSLPAAEFSATQAVAAGTDFAELKVGEQGVFWNEFRPADGACRIWHWLDHQARCLTPDGYSVRSRVYEYGGGSFCLGGDGLVFVNEQDQQVYTQGFDGSPPRPLSHAGDCRYGDVQWHAGQVLAVEERHAQQVEHRLVSLAAGHREVLAEGADFYASPTLSQDGCRLAWIEWDRPAQPWTVTRLMCRERAPSGAWGTARCIAAQDESLQQPRFDEQGRLHCLSDREGFWQPWAELDGGWQRLPAAAADHATAPWQLGASTWLALGPTSYLASWFENGFGQLGLRRDTGEVERYASAYTRFRSLALDNERIYAVAASPISPPAVIAIDRCSHEVEVLAGGAEVLPVEYISRPQPIHYASGDGTAHGFFYPTMQGAAGLPPLVVFIHGGPTSACYPVLDPRIQYWTQRGFAVADLNYRGSSGYGRAYRQALHLRWGECDVEDACAAVRHLAEQGLIDPTQAFIRGGSAGGYTTLCALAFQDVFRGGASLYGVSDPEALGRATHKFEGDYLDWLIGDPQRDAERYRQRTPLLHAGRIKVPVIFFQGELDAVVVPEQTRLMLEALQANGIQAEGHFYAGERHGFRQAANLAHALDSEWKFYCRLLGR